The Klebsiella electrica genome contains the following window.
CCGGAGCTGGACAGGAAAGAACCCCCCAAATTCGGCCCGGTATTCCGCATTTACTGCCCAGCCATCCGGTACCGTTAAATCGCGCATGACTGCATGGCTCAGTTCACGACGAAAATCCTCACCGGCGTTACGATAGTCTTCCAGTTCTTCGGTAGACATGGTTTTCAGAACATCAAGATTCAGCACAGTTTTCATAGTATTGTCTCCCTGCTGCCGCCCCTGACGGGGCGGCTCTGGTTATCAGGCGGCGCAAGCCGTGTTGTCTTCGTTATCAGCATCGGTATCGGGCGTCGTTGTCGAACCCGATTTTTTCGTATCCCGTGGCTGCATCCAGCCTGGTACCCAGCGGGTGTCTGACAGAGAACGCTCTGCAAGGATCGCCGCATCTCCCTTTTTCAGCTTCGCCGCTTCGACGGCGACTGAATCCAGCCCAGCTTCCTGTAACGCCTCCACTATCTGGTTTTTACTGAGCAGGCCGAGGAAGTTTTCAGCAGTGGGCTGCCACCAGTCACGCAAATTGAATCCGATCGCCGTCTCCACCTCATCAAGGTTGCTACGGCTGGTATGCCCATGCTCACGGGTCTGAACCCCATCAACGGAACAGGCCGTGCAGAACGCCATCAGAGCCATCAAGGTCTGACCGTCCAGTGTGAAAAATGTGGAAAAGTCCTTCTTCCAGCCTTGCGGTAACAGGCCTTCAAGACGGTTTTTCTCCTGCATAAGAGTTTGCCACGCCAGACCGTCTTTTCCGGTCGGGGCTTCGCTGACCAACCCACTGTGATGAACATCCATCCGCATTACAAAGGGGTGACGGGTGGTAAGGCAGTATTCAAATACGCAGGAGCACAGCCGCCAGACCATCAGGGCCACTGCTTTCTGTGGCTGTTGTACCAGGGCAGCCTGAACAGCCAGTGTGCGTTCGGAAGACATTTTTTTGAGTAAGGGCAGACTGATCCCTTCTGCGGCATCCGGCTCTTTACGGTCGATCACATGCAGATCACGGCTGGTCGCCTGCGTAGCGGCATCCGCCTCCCCGGGCGTTTTAACCTTCTTCTGAATCCCGCGCAAAATGCAAAGCTCACCATTATGAAGACAGGCTACTACGCCACAGCTTGCCTTCTGTTCGTCAGTCCATTGACGGTGTGCCGCCTGACTTTCTATTTCGTCGATCAGAACCTGAATAGCGGCTTCATCCTCGTAGGTTTCCGTTGCCGCCTGTGTAGCGTACAACTCGTCGAGTCGTTGCTGTTCGTCCGGTGTGTACTGCGGTTCTGGCACAGGAAGCAGAAGGTAATTTTCACGATCTTCACCATAGTTCTGCAGTGGGTTTTCCCGCCCTATTGACCATGACCAGTCTTCGTTCAGTTCAATTGCCAGTGCAGCAGTCTCCAGTTTTTCCATAACCAGACGGTCTACGAGCACGCGATCTGCAGTACCGTCATTCTCCTCCTGGCTAAATAAATCTTCACGAACCACACCACCTGCTGCTTCGTAGGTTTCTCGACCAATGAAGACAAAGCGAGGATGTGTAACGGAAATTTCCGTTTCTGTAATTACCCGCTTGATGAGATGTGCCGAAACCGTGCTGTAAGCAGCTTTCACCTGTTCATATACCTGCACCTGACGCGCCTGATCACTTTCCAGACTCAGTGCCTGGCACTGCTCCACATCAAGGGTATTGTTTGCCAGCAGTTCGAGGATTTCCGGGGCGAGATGAGCCAATTTCAGCATGCGCTGAACGTGGCGACTTCCATACCCCAACTGGTCACCAATCTGCGCCGGGCTTTTCCCTTGTTCGGAGAGTTTGCGGAATCCGGCAATTTGTTCTGCCGGATGCATGGCCACACGCTGGTTGTTTTCCACCATTGAGGCCACAACCGCGAGTTCGTCACTAACCCGCTTAACGATCACCTGATACCCGGCATCGATGCGGTTTTCAGTGAGTAATAACTGCAGGGCTGCAAGACGCCGACCACCTGCAGCCACCCCTGACATACCTTCCGGGAGAGTATGCACAACCAGATTCTGAATCAGACCAATGGTCTCAATGGATTCAGCCAGTTCCCGGACACTCTCAACCGGGTACGGGATAGTGCGAACGTTCAGTGGCGATTTAATCAGCGCAGACAGCGGCACCAGTTCAATCTGTGCTGCTTCAAGCGCCTCTTTCAGAGCCGCTGCTTCGGCAGGTTTGACGTTTTTTTTGCTGGTTTTGACAGAT
Protein-coding sequences here:
- a CDS encoding ParB/RepB/Spo0J family partition protein, whose product is MSVTESKAKTSVKTSKKNVKPAEAAALKEALEAAQIELVPLSALIKSPLNVRTIPYPVESVRELAESIETIGLIQNLVVHTLPEGMSGVAAGGRRLAALQLLLTENRIDAGYQVIVKRVSDELAVVASMVENNQRVAMHPAEQIAGFRKLSEQGKSPAQIGDQLGYGSRHVQRMLKLAHLAPEILELLANNTLDVEQCQALSLESDQARQVQVYEQVKAAYSTVSAHLIKRVITETEISVTHPRFVFIGRETYEAAGGVVREDLFSQEENDGTADRVLVDRLVMEKLETAALAIELNEDWSWSIGRENPLQNYGEDRENYLLLPVPEPQYTPDEQQRLDELYATQAATETYEDEAAIQVLIDEIESQAAHRQWTDEQKASCGVVACLHNGELCILRGIQKKVKTPGEADAATQATSRDLHVIDRKEPDAAEGISLPLLKKMSSERTLAVQAALVQQPQKAVALMVWRLCSCVFEYCLTTRHPFVMRMDVHHSGLVSEAPTGKDGLAWQTLMQEKNRLEGLLPQGWKKDFSTFFTLDGQTLMALMAFCTACSVDGVQTREHGHTSRSNLDEVETAIGFNLRDWWQPTAENFLGLLSKNQIVEALQEAGLDSVAVEAAKLKKGDAAILAERSLSDTRWVPGWMQPRDTKKSGSTTTPDTDADNEDNTACAA